The DNA segment CGACTTGCCGCTGCTTCACCGCTGGCTGAATACAGCGCACGTGCTGGAGTGGTGGGACCGACCGGGACCGACGCTCGGCCAGGTGCAGGCCAAATATCTCCCCCGGGTGACCGGGGCGTCCGATGTCACATCGTATGTCATCTATCGCGGCGAGGTGCCTATCGGCTACATTCAACTCTATCCCGTTCGCACTGGAGCGTGGGGTCTTCACAGCATAGGTGCCGGTGAGGGACTCGATCTCTTCATCGGCGAGGCTCTCTACGTGCATCGAGGACTCGGCGCGGGCATCCTCAGACAATTCCTGACAGATGTCGTGTTCCGGGACGCGGCCGTCAACGTGTGTTTCGTAGACCCTTCGCCACGTAATCGCGGCGCGCTTCGCGCTTATGAGAAGGCGGGTTTTCGCTATCTCGGGACTGGCACCGACCCGGACAGCGGAATGCCGGTGCATCTAATGGAGATCAACCGACATGATTTGGTGAATTGAGGATACCTCCGCGCGACGAAGTCGCGTTTGTACAGGAGGAACGGCCGCCGCAGGCGTCGCCCAAGGGGACGGCAGCCTTGATGTCGTGCAGGCGCTCGACGTCGGTCACGCCGTTCCCGATTGTTTGGTAGACGCCTCCTACCGAACAGAATACGGTCGAGCCATCTGATCCTGGGCCAGTTCAACCGGCAGGGAACCTTTACGTACGCCGGGTTTTGCGGCACGGGTCTGTCCGAGACGACGCGCGCGGTGCTGCTGGAAGAACTCCAGGGCACGCGCCGGAAGACGTGCCCGTTCCGCGCCGTGCCGGACCTGCGGGACGATTTCCGGGAACTCCCGGACACGCCGCCCCAATGGGTCCGGCCGACCGTGGTCGTCCAGGTCGAGTGCCGCCAGCGTTTGAAGGACGGGCCGCGGCACGCGGCGCTGAAGGGCGTCCGGCCGGACAAACGGCCGAGGCTGATCCGGGTACGGTCAAAGTGAGCCGGGAGGGCTAAATGGCAGGAGAGAATCGGCTTTCGGAAGCCCAAGTCCGGAGTCGGATTGAATCAGAACGCTACGGTCGTCCCGACGGCCGGCTGCACAAACGCGGACGGCATGGCGCGCGCGAGTGCATGCACAGCCCTCCATCCAGTGCAGTGCGCCGGCAACAGCCGTTCAACCCCGGCCTCGCGAAAGGCGTTCACGGTCGGCTCGATGATCGGCTCGAAGAGACCGCCGGTGAGATGAAAACCGCCGATGAAACCCGCGATGCGGGTGACGCCGGTCAGGCGCTGCGCGTTCCGCAGCACGTTCACGGCGCCCGCGTGCGAGCAGCCGGAGACGATCACAAGACCCTTGCCCTTCACGTTCAGCACGACATTCTGGTCGTCGACGATGAGCGGATCGGGCTCCCACCCCGCCAGCGTCTGCGCGTAATGGATCGGAAAGCCCTTTTCGAACTCGTTTGTCCGCTCGACCTGTCCTGAAACGAGCACAGCACCGTCGAGAAGGAGCGTTTGCCCGCGCTCCTCGATTACTTGGAGGCCTTCCGCCTCGAGATCGCGGCGGCTCGGCGGCGGCAGACGCAGTTCGGTCCCCGTGGGAAAGACGACTTTGCGCTCGCGCCACGCCTCCGGGTGGATCACGAGCGGCAGGCGGCACCGGCCGTACCGTTTGAACAGTCCTTCGAGCCCGCCGTGGTGGTCCGCATGTCCGTGGGAAATGACAATCGCACGCAAGTCGCGGACCCTCACGCCGAGGACGTCGAGGTTGCGGCCAAGGCCGCTCGGCGTGAGTCCGCCGTCGTACAACAGGGACTCCCGATTCGGGCCGGAGTGCACGCTAATAAGCGCGGAGAAGCCGTGCTCGGCGACGAGTTGATCGCGGTCGGAAAAATCGCGCGCGGCGTATCGCCGGACGCCCTCCGAACCGGCCATAAGCACGTCTACGAAATTGTCCATGACGATCGTGACGTCGACTCGGTCGACGGTTCGCAGCGTTGCGCGCGGCGTGCTGCCGGTCACGGTTTGCGCGCGGTCACGACGTGCGCCCGAAGCGGTGTCCGGACGGGATCGCCCAATTCGGCCTCGACGTTCTTCGCCATCGCCGCCTTGATCTCGAGAAACCGCATCCGGCTAGCGGTTCATAATGTGGAGCATTGAGCGACTCGGTCCCTCAAGACGCGCCGAACAACGCGGTCACAAGCGACATCCGGTAGACCAAGCCCAGCGCGGCCAAGATCAACACCAGCCCGAGCGGTACCGTGAGATGCTGGCCCCAGCGGAATGATCGTTCCGCCGACATGATCGCGCCGAGCGCCAGCATCCAGCCCAGGTTAACTCCGCCGACGGCAAACATGAGCAGCATCAGTGTCCAGCAGCAGCCGACGCAGAACAGCCCGTGCCGCGCGCCAGTGCGTCTCGGGCAGGGTTCTTGCCACGCCAATGTTCGGCGAGAAACAGGTAGGGCGACCGGCACTTGGTCAGACACATGTCCTTGAGCGGTGTGACCTGGTAGACGCCGGCCAGAAGCAGGATCGCCACTCCGATCCACTGGGTGGCATCGGCCACCGCAGGAAAGCGTGCTACTGCGGCGTGCACGTAGGCGTCGCCTCGAAACGCCGCCCCGCCGAAGATCGCCCACACGCCGAGATAGCCAACGATCAGACGCACCACGAACCCTGTTCGGCCAGGCCGACCCCCGACCATTCGGGAGAAGAGGTTGATCAGCGGCAGGCTCCCCGGCAGCATCATCGCAATCACCATGAGCGTCCACCCGACGACAAAGACGACCACGCGGGAGATGGGGAGGACCCCCTCCCCGATCCCCCGGTGGTCGAGCAGACCTGCGAACGGCGATGCGCCCCACGCGATGAGGGCGGCCCAGGCCAATAGGACCAACGAGGCAGCCGCCAGAGTGTACCAGCGGATATCATCGACCGTGCGCATGGTGCCGATCACCGCCGCAGCGTTGCTGACGTCACGGGCGCTCGCCGCTCAGGCCGAAACGCCTGTGCCCGCTATGCCTCGAACCGGAATGTTCCCAACACGGCATTGCGCCCGTTGAACTCCCACTTCATGTCGTGCTTTGGCAGATTGACCTTGTAGGACATCGCCTTGCCGAGGAACGCAGGCGATCCTGGAATCGTGCTGAAAATGCTGTCGACCAACTTCGTCGGACGCCCCTGAGAGTCGGTATACGGCTGCATTTCGGCCGACACGGTGTCTCCGATGCGGATCGTTCCTTTGCCTTCCGTGAAGTTGAAATCGATCGGCGCGTCGTAGACGCCCATAACCTCCCCGATCAGCGACGCCAATTCCGCGAGCGGACCTCCTAGTTTGCCCGTGTGCATGGCCAGGATCGCCTGTTTCTGCTCGGGCCGGGCCTTGCTGTCTACGAGCGCCGCGACCTTCCAATTGCCCTTCAGGATGTTGCCGGGAATCAGCGCGACGAAGGCCGCCGTAAGACCGCTTACGTTGACGCCGTTAATTTCGCCCTTGTCGTAGTGATAACAGAGCATCCCGTCACACTTGCCGCCGTCGGGATCGTCACCCACCCAGCACGGACATGGCCCCCCGCACGAGCAGGCTTCGAGCAAACGCCCTTCCACACTGTATGCCATCGTCACACCCCCTCATCGCGTTGAACCACCAATCGTCGCGGTGCCTGTGCATTGGTAGCCTGATTCGTTCGGACCCCGTCCCGCCACTCCTGCGCGAAAATTTGCTCGTTTTTGCCACGATTACGAGGGTACTACCGGTACCCTTGGGGGCGCAGCGTTCTCATACCATCACGGGGGGCGACCGGCCCGGTCGAGGCCGCAGCGGGCCCGTCACGACGCACGCCGACCGACGGTATCCATATTAGGTTCGGGGGCACTGTAGGTCGCTGCATCTCAGGGTAGCCGTAGCGCCCACTTATTCAGCCGTGAGAAGCGAGGCGCCGCATCTAAGCCTCGGTCAATTGGAAAAATCCGCTCGGCACGGGCGTCGGTCACGGCGGGCGGAATTGGAGCTCTCGATTCGGCCATGGAGCTTTCCTTGACGCCGCCTTTTTACAACACCAGGGCCGTGAAGTACAGGCCCTCCCACCCGAAGGAGGCCGAAAATGTCTTGTCTGATGTTTCGATTTTGGCGCCTGCACCCCTTCCGTCGGTTGGTGTATGTGGATTAGTACGGAGGGACTACCGCGTCTGCTACGCAATCCAAGGCCCTACGGTGACGGTGTGGGCGATTCGCAACCGACGGGATGTCTACGCGATTCTACGGCGCCGAGGTCCGGCTTGATTCTTCCAGCCACGCAGATGACGGTAGTTGGTTGACGCCGCACGGGCGCTGTTCTTTCCGGCGCTGCTGGCCGGTGCGGTGTGCGTTCTGCTGTGGCGCCGGCTGCGGGGCCGGAATCGGCCGGCCGGACTGCTTTCCGCCGGGATCGGACTGCTGGCGGTGCCCCAGTTTCTCATGCTCATCATGGGCACCATGGCCACCGAACTCCTGCTCTACCGGCAAATTGTGCTCGCGACCTGGCTCTCGGCGTTTGGACTCTTTGGGGTTTGGCAGTTTCTCCGCGCCGTTCAGGGCCGCTCAATTCCCGTTTCCGATCGCGGCCTCGGCCGGAAGATGAACACCGTCATTCTGGGTCTTCTCGCGCTGGTGTTCGGGCTGGTGTTCGGCGGTTTCGGGCTGTACCTGGCGGCGCTCAGCGCGGAAGATTTGTTGTTGCCCCATCAGGTTTTCGAAGGCACGATCGCCCGGAAGTGGGTGACACGCGGCACGCGGGGGATTCCGGAGTACCATCTCAGGCTCGACGGTCACAGCGTCCGGATCGGCCGAGACTTGTACGTGCGGGTCCGGCCGGGAGAAACGGTCCGGCTGGAGGTGACCGCGGGGTCACACACGGTCGCGAAAGCCGATCGGCTCGGCCGGGCCTACTGAACTGCGGAAGCGACGGCTCGACACCGCGTGATTACGCGGTCTCCCCGGCCATACACCCGACGGTCTTGAGGAAGCTTTCTACCAACTTTAGGGACACCTCATCGGAGATCTCACGCTTAAAGAGAGAGGTTAGCCCTCGACGGTAAGCCCGACCGTAGGGGTCTATCCTCTTGGTCTCGGCCGGGCTTAGGTTTACGATTCGCCCATGTCGCGAGGTCAATCGTCACGCGACGCTGGTTGCTTGAGGTGATTGCCATGCCGTGGAAACGGTGGATGTTCATGGTGGCCTCGCTGGGATTCATCGTGACCGTCGGCCACGTGGGCCGGTTCGACGTGTACGCGGCACGCCTTGATACCGAACGATTCACGCATCACGCGACCACGGGCTCCGCGCCGGTCGCTCTGGGGTTTGGGGAGATGATCTACCTCACACACCCGGAAGACATTGTGGAGGCCATCCACCACGCC comes from the bacterium genome and includes:
- a CDS encoding GNAT family N-acetyltransferase, translating into MNRPEPPFAFRRLTEDDLPLLHRWLNTAHVLEWWDRPGPTLGQVQAKYLPRVTGASDVTSYVIYRGEVPIGYIQLYPVRTGAWGLHSIGAGEGLDLFIGEALYVHRGLGAGILRQFLTDVVFRDAAVNVCFVDPSPRNRGALRAYEKAGFRYLGTGTDPDSGMPVHLMEINRHDLVN
- a CDS encoding MBL fold metallo-hydrolase, which translates into the protein MTGSTPRATLRTVDRVDVTIVMDNFVDVLMAGSEGVRRYAARDFSDRDQLVAEHGFSALISVHSGPNRESLLYDGGLTPSGLGRNLDVLGVRVRDLRAIVISHGHADHHGGLEGLFKRYGRCRLPLVIHPEAWRERKVVFPTGTELRLPPPSRRDLEAEGLQVIEERGQTLLLDGAVLVSGQVERTNEFEKGFPIHYAQTLAGWEPDPLIVDDQNVVLNVKGKGLVIVSGCSHAGAVNVLRNAQRLTGVTRIAGFIGGFHLTGGLFEPIIEPTVNAFREAGVERLLPAHCTGWRAVHALARAMPSAFVQPAVGTTVAF
- a CDS encoding DUF2182 domain-containing protein: MLLMFAVGGVNLGWMLALGAIMSAERSFRWGQHLTVPLGLVLILAALGLVYRMSLVTALFGAS
- a CDS encoding DUF2182 domain-containing protein, with the translated sequence MIGTMRTVDDIRWYTLAAASLVLLAWAALIAWGASPFAGLLDHRGIGEGVLPISRVVVFVVGWTLMVIAMMLPGSLPLINLFSRMVGGRPGRTGFVVRLIVGYLGVWAIFGGAAFRGDAYVHAAVARFPAVADATQWIGVAILLLAGVYQVTPLKDMCLTKCRSPYLFLAEHWRGKNPARDALARGTGCSASAAAGH
- a CDS encoding DUF1326 domain-containing protein, coding for MAYSVEGRLLEACSCGGPCPCWVGDDPDGGKCDGMLCYHYDKGEINGVNVSGLTAAFVALIPGNILKGNWKVAALVDSKARPEQKQAILAMHTGKLGGPLAELASLIGEVMGVYDAPIDFNFTEGKGTIRIGDTVSAEMQPYTDSQGRPTKLVDSIFSTIPGSPAFLGKAMSYKVNLPKHDMKWEFNGRNAVLGTFRFEA